The window TACTGTGATGCAACAGCAAATACCTGCATAATATATTCAGGTATAATACTGATAGAGATATAGAAGTCAGGCAGAcatatgaaaaaaagaaaacaacctCAAAGCAGCATTAACAAAGAACTTCAATGTCATCATTAGAATGTCAGTAGGACATGAACTGCCTGAAACTGGGCAAATTAGTATTGGCACGGATGTGAAGCAGCATATCActataaataaagtatattgTATTAGCATTATCTGCAACAGCATTAGCACAAATGCTTAAACACCAGATTTGGCGATGGGTAAACCCAAACGGTGATCCAGTGAAGGTTTCTAGTGTCCATAAGAAAGCGGTGATGTTGCCTGGATGGTTCCAAGTCTTCCATTCACTTGCCGTCTTGTCTGTGTGACAGGGATCTGTGTAATTGAAAGTCTTAAgttgtaatgtttttgtcttttattcaagaaataaatgttttaaatgcaatttaatctGTATGATGGTATTTCTGGTGTTACTGTCTTTGGTATTACCAACTGTCACAGaaacaccacagacatgaatataaaaaaaatccttaagCTGCAAATTTTTTTGAAGATTAATGGTAAACTGCCAAAAGTAGTAAATTGATCTATAATCTGATTTTTGTTAGACATTTCCCCTATAAGGTTTCTCTGACACAAGCTAGAACTCTAATGAGCCTCTTACCTTCCTCAGTCGTTGAGCCCCAGAGCCTGAGCGAATGGCCTCCAGAAGAGCCTCTCGGGCCACCTCTGGGTTTCCTCCAGCAGGCAGCACTACAGGGGGCTTGACTGGAGCTGAAGGTGGAGGTGGGGGAGGACCAAAGGCTGGAGGTGGGGGTGGCACAAAAGCAGGAGAAGAAGTGGGAGGAGGTGAGATATCATCTCTCTGGACATTTCTGTCTTCCTCAAGATTCCTGAGCTGCTCCAACTCCTTAGCTGCTCCTGATTTGGTCTAGAAGTACAACAGTGATGTGGCATTTACAGTTAACTTAATCACAACCAGGCTgtatgtgaattattattatttttttttgaaaaatgagcaaataacattatttttaaacagttttcCCCAAACAATGGGTTAAAGTTTGATGCACTGTGATGTGAATTTGCAGCACTGACCAACAGAAGTTGGTTGATTTGCCAGTGACATTCAAGCAGTGACTAGTACTACTCAGCCACTTCTTTATAATGGCACTGTTCAAGAGtgctacataaaaaaaaaaaaaaaaagacattcttGCACGTAACATCCAGTCTATCCTTTTTTGCCTGCAGAATCTCACAGTACAAACGTAACTGTAAGTCTTAGTGTGAAAGTAAGTGTtacattaaacaacaacaacaactgaaaactcagtTATTTCAATAAGAATCAGGTTCAAGATTATGCAAATTCCCTGCATTGACTGACAATGGAtcttttttccccacaaaaaTTCACTAATTTGACCACACCTTGGGGTTGAAAAGGGGCAGAAAATATCTGGTAAATTTCTGTAAACTTTCCAGAATTTTAGGAAActttccaggattttttttgaaaacttttGGCAATTTTCTGCCCTTTTTCAACCCTACCACATCTTGAGTGTCACTAATATTTTGTTTACCTTCTGCAGTCTCGCAGAGTTGCTTGGAGCTCTTAATGCTGAAAGAAGCACTGAACGCTCATTGTCTGCATCATTGTAAGATGGCTTCCTAACTGTGCTCTTCGTAGACAAGTCAGACACCTGAACAATGTGAAAAGCAAGACATTAGACAGATTTAATACATTCAGATGTTCCAAAAAGCTGATACATTTACTTCCATGCTGTGATTCACCGTTTACCTTTCTGAGCCGTTCAGTGCCCTCTCCAGACTGTATGGCCTCCATTAGCGAGTTATGGATAGAAGTTTCCTTCTGTACAGGCTTAAAAATAACAGGCTTGAACTTCTTAACCGGTCCAAACAAGTTGCCCTGGTTTGTTTCAGATGGAATCTCAGATTTGTGTAACTCTGGCTTCTTTGTAAGTGGTGGACGTGTGGTGTCTGTTGGCGTCTGTCTGGCAGAGGTGTCTGGGAACTTATTGATTGATGTGGCTTCTTCAGAGGAAGATTCCATGGGTTTAATGTGAGCAGACATATGTGTAGAGGGCTGGATTTTGTTATTTAAGGGATGTGAGTCCAGAGATTTGGTTCTGTCTTCCCCGTGCAGAGTGCCTTTTTCAACACTGTTTATTCTCTCAGAACTTGCTGGCTTTTCTGCAACATGACTGAGGTAACTTTGCAGGTGTTTAGGGTGTCCAAAAGAAGGCACTAAGTTTTCAGGGGGTTTGAAAGCAGTAgcaggtttgtgtgtgtttgtaagtcTAACCTCACTATTAAACTGTTGATTTACAGGTTTTTGAACACCAACAATGGACTCTGATGGCGCCTGCTTGATATCTGTTTTAGTGTTGGGAATGCTATTGTTTTTAGCAATGGCAGAAGCTACGTATTGGCTGGAGGTTCTTCTGGAGGGTATAAGAAAAGAGAAATCTCGCCTTTGAGCTGTTAAAGAGGGATTTTCTGCAGGTTCTGGGAATGAAGGCTTACTTGCCACTACAGATATGGGCTTCCTTTCCAATATAATGACCTCTTTGTGTGTTTCTTCACGAGGTGTTTCCACTGAAAGTTTAGAGACACCAGACACAATCGAGGGTTTGAATACATCAGTATCACTATTGTTTACTATGGGTCCCTGGTTGATCGTAGTTGATTGGTCTTGCTTCTCTGTAGTACTCCAGAATGCTTTGGCTTTGTCCAATGGGGATGTTTCTGTACTAGCTTCAACACTGGGATTGCCATTTATCTTTGGGCCAGTGGAAATGTGTTTCCGAGTAACCATGTTGCCCTGTTCATCAATCTTAATGGCACCTATGACTAGAGAGCCTGTAGGCTTGGTCTGAGACACAGTCGGTTTGGGAGGGATGACTGTGAAGGTTTTCATTCCAAAGCGAGAGAAGGAACTCTGGGTGATCTTACCCTGAGTTGTTGGGACTCTGGTAATAGGTGTGCTTTCCTCATAAGCAGTCTCTGTACTGAACCTTTGAACCATAGGCGCCGTCGTCAGTCTTTCGTCAGGAATCTTTTGAACGCTTTGAACAGTAGGACGCACAAAACTTTGGGACTTCTGTGATACTTTGTCTTTCTGACTCTTCAGTTCTTTAGTTACAGCTTTACTCTTAGTCTCAGAGATGAAGACAGCCTTCTGTTCCACAAGCTTAGTATCTTGTGATGGCTTCTCATTGGTTGGAGATGGATTCATGGTTTTCTCAATAACTTTGAGTGTAGTCTCTTGTGACTGCTTCTTTATGTCTGGGAATGGACTTCTTTCGGGGACAGACTGTTTCTCCTCTGTCCCGCAGgcattgttgtttttgttttcgataGCTTCACTTGGTGCACACAGTTGGCTGGTGATGTTTTGAGAGCTACATAACAATGCTGCCTCGCACTCACTCGAGCTGCACCGGTCATCATCAAGAACTTCATCAATGGTTGTCACTGGAATGTCCATGTCAACAATGGACACAGGTATTTCATCATCCACAAACACAGATGTTCCTTCTGAGTGATTAATATCTAATATGCAGAAAAAACACAATTATGGAGTAAATTAGTCATAGGGATTCAAACATTGTTCATGGTATTATAGCTAAGCTGCCAGGAAACAAGTTTACTTAAATTACTTCCTGGAGTTGAATAActggtagaaaaaaaaaaaaaaagatttttaaagggtcatgaaacaCTAAAATTAATTTCAACAGAAGTATGTGTGTTGATAATAGAACACAATGTTAGCACCCGTTCATTTGAATTGTTCACAGGATGTGACATTTTCTTACACCTATAGTACATTGATGACTCATCTGTGTCATAATTATTCACTACAGCACATGTTGATTTCCTGTAACAGACACTTTAAATTGTACAATCACATAGTAATTGAGAGACGTGTTCTTGGATCGAAATGTTTGTTTTCGGAACcttaatgatttttattcaaTGAGAGTGAAATAGAATTGTCTTAATCAGAAGATGCTATTGTGTTGACAGTTTCCACTCGTCTATCTCCGCTCCACAGTTTACCTTAAccacttttgtaacatttttcaaCTGTGGTGAGAACTAAAGGTATCATGACCCTTTAAAGTATTCATGAGAAAGCACAGCTAAGTGGTTAAAAGAGGCCATTTACCTGCCAGATTTGCATCTAGATCGGCCAGGGTAAGCTGAATCTGAGCAGTAATCTCTGGGTCTTCTTCATATCCATTTTGTCTCTTGATTGACTGATGTCCTCGCTGATTATTTCCGCTACTGAGAAATCAATAAATTATCTCAGTTGGTTGTGCATTTGTAACAAGCAAGTAAAAGAAAGCGACCAACTTTAGTAAAGCTGTCCCTAGTATATAATTACTCTCACAGTAATACTACAACATAAGAATAACAGAAATAGCATTGTTGTCTAATTACTGGATTCATTTGTGCCATCAGTGTAGCAACACAGTCTCACAGGGTCCAATATcaaatggagaaaaataacaaataaaaatgtcacgTTGACATTACAGTACAGGATCTACAGTGTTGTATCAGGGGAGGAACTCCTGTGTGCTCTTTGTCCTGTACTCTTTGAGATTTAGAGTAGTATTTATCAACAATAAGAATTCCACCTGTCAtttcttaactttttttctGGACTTGCCCTCTGAACTCTCTTTGCACATGGCAAAAACTCTcccattaattaaaaacattaaacatgcaCCAGGCACTGCAAAATGATCAGGTGAGTTGATGTTATGAGAACACAAGCCtacaaaaatgtgtattttaacaCCTTTGGAAAAGGCtgcttttaaaaatgactgagtGGAAAAACTAATAGCCCTTTCCTGGTAAAAAGGAAAAAgcataaaaagacagtatagAGCCCTATAGTGGAGACAGAGCCAGAGTGAGGAGCTGGAGGTGAGGCTTCAGGCTTTGGCGGAGACtccacacacatacatctgGATAGCAGTCAGCACTTTCAGCTCCATAAAGCAAAGTTTTAAAAAGCCAGACTCCTCAGTCAGCCCTGGAGGTACACCGGCTGGCTGGAAATGGATGAACGTGAGACTAGCTGAACTGTGGGAATAAATTGATGCTGGTAaacagagagaatgagagagataAATCCTCAGCTCTGTCTCCACTCTGCCTGGAAGAGTTTTTTATTCCGGTCCAACGGAGAAATAAAAGTCTAATAAACGGATTGATCTTATGGAGTTCAAACAATGTGGGGTAGATCAGAGTAGTATTTACTCAGTGTAGTAAATATTAAACGACTGAtgttgtttaaatgtaaaatatctgACATTGTAACAACAAACAGCTGGTAGGGACTACAACAAGTTTTTTTCTGGGTTTGTGACATAAAAAACCCTAAAATTTACTTAAACCCTGCCCCCGGGAACACGCAGCAACTGGGGTGAGGTGTTGCACATGCAACTACCCGTAATGGTAAGTGGCATGACATATCCGGACAAAGTGCACTAGGTGGTTAGCGAATCACAACACAgtgggccagctaaccaatctgagcccattgcgaatttctgagggaggggcttcatagtACCAGGAAGTCAACAGAACTTTTTAGGAGAACAGAAACAGCGTTGTAGAGTAAAggtaaaatatgtgaaaaataatgttttggtttttttttttaaatgaaacatgaacacatgttacagtgcaccccataaacacaagcAAGCCTTCGAAAATAGCTGATTGATCACTcctttaatgcacatttttggTCTTACTGCACAAGAACACTTTAAAATGCTTTGCATCAGAGAGACAATAAAAGGGCACCTATGTCACAGAATCCCCATAATCTATACATAACCTGAGATATTTACTTTCTAATGGAACTCAAAGCTGTCTCATGCCATTGGTATGGACGCTATGGTAACATCTAGTTCAGCAATTGACATAGATCCTAAGGGCACAGACTGGGCATAAAAGGTGGAGCATATCTTGCTCCGGAGATTCATGAGGCGGAGGAAAGAATGGTTGCAGGATGACCGGCTGGTTGGTACGGtggccgggaagtgcaaaacaacattacaaagtgtgaaacacttttacgaagctcgagacaaatttacattttggaaaacatttttacctatcataaaacacaattacatgggaaaaacacttttaccaaggacggaacaaatttacattttagaaaacagattaacaagacgcaaaacacttttaccagtcccgaaacaaatttacaatgacagattcttcacggaaagggaatgtactggtaaaagtgttttgcgtcttgttaatttgttttctaaaatgtaaatttgtttcgtccttggtaaaagtgttttccccatgtaattgtgttttatgataggtaaaaatgttttccaatatgtaaatttgtctcgagcttcgtaaaagtgtttcacactttgtaatgttgttttgcacttcccggccaCCATAGGTTGGTCTCAAAAGGCACCTAAGGAAAGCAGTCCAGTCTGGGGTGCAAAATAGCTTTGACCATTCCAGGAGCAAAGTCTAAGCAAGAGAAGGCTACTGACAGGGCCTGCAGATATCCTACCCTTTTAAGAGAATTCAAAGCTATTAGAAGAGTCACTTCAGTAGTCAGTAATTTCTGCTGACTCTAATGGCTCAAGTGGAGCCTCTGATAAACCTTCCAGGACCATAGAAATGTCCCAAGAAGATAGGCTTCAGCCATTTGGCACATTGCAAGGAGAGCCCCCCCACAGTAGCTCCATCAATAGGTACGTGATTAGCAGAAATAGAGGCCACGTATACCTTAAGCATAGCAGGGATAACCCTGCTGAGAGGGACTCTTGGAagaactgtactgtactgtactgttcACACCATGACTAAGTGTAAGATGGGCCTTAGCCATTTGGCTGTGCCTCCCCACAGTCCTTGGGGACGGAGCTCTGGAACTCAGAATTATCTCAATAACCTCAGTTGAGAGACCGGAATATATAAGCTGGTTCCCCTCAGGGACCAGACTCAATCCTTCCAGATCTCTGGCACGCTTCCAGATTGACCCTAGCACTTGTGACAGAAAAGTCTCTCTGGACAGCAATCTCCCAAAGAGTGCTGTCCAGGAGAGAAACTAGATCTGAGAAGCAGACTCAGGCTGGCCAGAATGGAGCCACTAATAATAGGTAGGCTCAGTCTCCGCAAATCCTCGCTAGAATTCCCGGGAGCAGAGCTATCGGAGGAAAGACATACAGGCGAAGCCTCTGCCATGTCTGTACCATGGTGTCCAGCTCCAATGGAGCCAGAGGGGACAGTCGGTTTACTCAGAGGCAAGTAAATTCACAACCGCTACCTTCTCACTCTTCACTTCATGACCTCTGCGATATGGACTCCACCACCTGTGGGTGGGGTCGTCATTCCCTCAGCACCTGCCTCGaaaggatgtctgctcccaagTTTTCATGCCCCGGAATGTAAAATGCCCTCAGGGAGACCAGTTTGATTTTTGCTCAAAGCAGAATCTGCTGCACCTATCTGAAAATGTGGCGCGAACATAGCCCACACTGGTAATTGATATAAGAGACCACCATAGTGTTGTCCATGCTGACCAATACGTGGTAGCCCCTCAGTTGTGGGAGGAAGTGTTTCAGCGCACCCCTGAAGACAATGAGGGAGGTCAGATACACAATGTTGTGGCATACTCGGTATACTAGAGCAGCTAAAGTGCAACCTATTGAGTGAAAATTCAAAATCAGAATCAAAATCCAATTTTTGTGTTAAACATTCATGTTAGTGTGATCAGGCCTGCCCAGAGGCTTTTGTTTGTTGTGGTACTTTAGAGCTAGAGTAAAGTGTGTACATGTGCATACCTTTGTCTGGAGCCCCAGGTCGCACAACCCTCATCGCTGTCACTGGAAGAGTCTTTGGACTGGTTACCAGGCAGAGCTGAGCTACTGTTTAAAGACATGGGTGACACAGATTGCATCCTTTCGGAGGGAGAGACTGGGACGGACTCCTCAGCCATGCCCTCTGATGCTGCGTAGCCGTGGTCTGCAAAACTCTCACTGCTGGCGACAGATGCTGTTTCCACTTCCTGCTCTGCCGTCTTCTCTGACACAGACTCATGTGCTGAATCCAGCCAGGCTGAGAATAGAGATAAAATGTCAATGTTATTTATGCCATAAAATGC is drawn from Onychostoma macrolepis isolate SWU-2019 chromosome 16, ASM1243209v1, whole genome shotgun sequence and contains these coding sequences:
- the cobl gene encoding protein cordon-bleu isoform X7 yields the protein MNLGDATIRPPVGRRMKTKAPPPPQPPQPAPRRIFRNAVPDGGGSSGGDSKENMLQPSVDLHVSLPSGYQTTVNVDGRKALMDLLVDLCSQYHLNPAYHTLELLSPDAQPVIFKPNALLGALDVSCVLIKERVLEDKVIRKPPPKVPEKTVRLVVNYHRSQKAVVRVNPLVPLHTLVPVICQKCEFDPAHVLLFNDDISHQQLDLDKCLSELGIRELYVLDQTLAESLHSNSLSGSEKKGLLGFLKFNRRKSKGMSVVASGPCVETRPSTLGQSQSVMNISKMSPKVELKKRRAPAPPTAPTQTLPLTSQINLSSPSSHNHLKKRKAPAPPPTPSPEPVISTSVPTASVRALCIPVPVEKTLLPAPRASTPADDSDLSHSIEDSEPARSICSSSSSDVAAGSSSSSLAEEPVTHQVHVIAAYTTYTPEPEPEPEPKPEPEPELKPEFKPELKPEHKKEAAPQTPKEPPQEPGPSSEDQMAEDPELEMELKMEEMENNRNSGIAWLDSAHESVSEKTAEQEVETASVASSESFADHGYAASEGMAEESVPVSPSERMQSVSPMSLNSSSALPGNQSKDSSSDSDEGCATWGSRQSGNNQRGHQSIKRQNGYEEDPEITAQIQLTLADLDANLADINHSEGTSVFVDDEIPVSIVDMDIPVTTIDEVLDDDRCSSSECEAALLCSSQNITSQLCAPSEAIENKNNNACGTEEKQSVPERSPFPDIKKQSQETTLKVIEKTMNPSPTNEKPSQDTKLVEQKAVFISETKSKAVTKELKSQKDKVSQKSQSFVRPTVQSVQKIPDERLTTAPMVQRFSTETAYEESTPITRVPTTQGKITQSSFSRFGMKTFTVIPPKPTVSQTKPTGSLVIGAIKIDEQGNMVTRKHISTGPKINGNPSVEASTETSPLDKAKAFWSTTEKQDQSTTINQGPIVNNSDTDVFKPSIVSGVSKLSVETPREETHKEVIILERKPISVVASKPSFPEPAENPSLTAQRRDFSFLIPSRRTSSQYVASAIAKNNSIPNTKTDIKQAPSESIVGVQKPVNQQFNSEVRLTNTHKPATAFKPPENLVPSFGHPKHLQSYLSHVAEKPASSERINSVEKGTLHGEDRTKSLDSHPLNNKIQPSTHMSAHIKPMESSSEEATSINKFPDTSARQTPTDTTRPPLTKKPELHKSEIPSETNQGNLFGPVKKFKPVIFKPVQKETSIHNSLMEAIQSGEGTERLRKVSDLSTKSTVRKPSYNDADNERSVLLSALRAPSNSARLQKTKSGAAKELEQLRNLEEDRNVQRDDISPPPTSSPAFVPPPPPAFGPPPPPPSAPVKPPVVLPAGGNPEVAREALLEAIRSGSGAQRLRKIPVTQTRRQVNGRLGTIQATSPLSYGH
- the cobl gene encoding protein cordon-bleu isoform X6; translated protein: MNLGDATIRPPVGRRMKTKAPPPPQPPQPAPRRIFRNAVPDGGGSSGGDSKENMLQPSVDLHVSLPSGYQTTVNVDGRKALMDLLVDLCSQYHLNPAYHTLELLSPDAQPVIFKPNALLGALDVSCVLIKERVLEDKVIRKPPPKVPEKTVRLVVNYHRSQKAVVRVNPLVPLHTLVPVICQKCEFDPAHVLLFNDDISHQQLDLDKCLSELGIRELYVLDQTLAESLHSNSLSGSEKKGLLGFLKFNRRKSKGMSVVASGPCVETRPSTLGQSQSVMNISKMSPKVELKKRRAPAPPTAPTQTLPLTSQINLSSPSSHNHLKKRKAPAPPPTPSPEPVISTSVPTASVRALCIPVPVEKTLLPAPRASTPADDSDLSHSIEDSEPARSICSSSSSDVAAGSSSSSLAEEPVTHQVHVIAAYTTYTPEPEPEPEPKPEPEPELKPEFKPELKPEHKKEAAPQTPKEPPQEPGPSSEDQMAEDPELEMELKMEEMENNRNSGIAWLDSAHESVSEKTAEQEVETASVASSESFADHGYAASEGMAEESVPVSPSERMQSVSPMSLNSSSALPGNQSKDSSSDSDEGCATWGSRQSSGNNQRGHQSIKRQNGYEEDPEITAQIQLTLADLDANLADINHSEGTSVFVDDEIPVSIVDMDIPVTTIDEVLDDDRCSSSECEAALLCSSQNITSQLCAPSEAIENKNNNACGTEEKQSVPERSPFPDIKKQSQETTLKVIEKTMNPSPTNEKPSQDTKLVEQKAVFISETKSKAVTKELKSQKDKVSQKSQSFVRPTVQSVQKIPDERLTTAPMVQRFSTETAYEESTPITRVPTTQGKITQSSFSRFGMKTFTVIPPKPTVSQTKPTGSLVIGAIKIDEQGNMVTRKHISTGPKINGNPSVEASTETSPLDKAKAFWSTTEKQDQSTTINQGPIVNNSDTDVFKPSIVSGVSKLSVETPREETHKEVIILERKPISVVASKPSFPEPAENPSLTAQRRDFSFLIPSRRTSSQYVASAIAKNNSIPNTKTDIKQAPSESIVGVQKPVNQQFNSEVRLTNTHKPATAFKPPENLVPSFGHPKHLQSYLSHVAEKPASSERINSVEKGTLHGEDRTKSLDSHPLNNKIQPSTHMSAHIKPMESSSEEATSINKFPDTSARQTPTDTTRPPLTKKPELHKSEIPSETNQGNLFGPVKKFKPVIFKPVQKETSIHNSLMEAIQSGEGTERLRKVSDLSTKSTVRKPSYNDADNERSVLLSALRAPSNSARLQKTKSGAAKELEQLRNLEEDRNVQRDDISPPPTSSPAFVPPPPPAFGPPPPPPSAPVKPPVVLPAGGNPEVAREALLEAIRSGSGAQRLRKIPVTQTRRQVNGRLGTIQATSPLSYGH
- the cobl gene encoding protein cordon-bleu isoform X4 — encoded protein: MNLGDATIRPPVGRRMKTKAPPPPQPPQPAPRRIFRNAVPDGGGSSGGDSKENMLQPSVDLHVSLPSGYQTTVNVDGRKALMDLLVDLCSQYHLNPAYHTLELLSPDAQPVIFKPNALLGALDVSCVLIKERVLEDKVIRKPPPKVPEKTVRLVVNYHRSQKAVVRVNPLVPLHTLVPVICQKCEFDPAHVLLFNDDISHQQLDLDKCLSELGIRELYVLDQTLAESLHSNSLSGSEKKGLLGFLKFNRRKSKTEDQSSEDMDSLDDDSVVDNADTNINGMSVVASGPCVETRPSTLGQSQSVMNISKMSPKVELKKRRAPAPPTAPTQTLPLTSQINLSSPSSHNHLKKRKAPAPPPTPSPEPVISTSVPTASVRALCIPVPVEKTLLPAPRASTPADDSDLSHSIEDSEPARSICSSSSSDVAAGSSSSSLAEEPVTHQVHVIAAYTTYTPEPEPEPEPKPEPEPELKPEFKPELKPEHKKEAAPQTPKEPPQEPGPSSEDQMAEDPELEMELKMEEMENNRNSGIAWLDSAHESVSEKTAEQEVETASVASSESFADHGYAASEGMAEESVPVSPSERMQSVSPMSLNSSSALPGNQSKDSSSDSDEGCATWGSRQSSGNNQRGHQSIKRQNGYEEDPEITAQIQLTLADLDANLADINHSEGTSVFVDDEIPVSIVDMDIPVTTIDEVLDDDRCSSSECEAALLCSSQNITSQLCAPSEAIENKNNNACGTEEKQSVPERSPFPDIKKQSQETTLKVIEKTMNPSPTNEKPSQDTKLVEQKAVFISETKSKAVTKELKSQKDKVSQKSQSFVRPTVQSVQKIPDERLTTAPMVQRFSTETAYEESTPITRVPTTQGKITQSSFSRFGMKTFTVIPPKPTVSQTKPTGSLVIGAIKIDEQGNMVTRKHISTGPKINGNPSVEASTETSPLDKAKAFWSTTEKQDQSTTINQGPIVNNSDTDVFKPSIVSGVSKLSVETPREETHKEVIILERKPISVVASKPSFPEPAENPSLTAQRRDFSFLIPSRRTSSQYVASAIAKNNSIPNTKTDIKQAPSESIVGVQKPVNQQFNSEVRLTNTHKPATAFKPPENLVPSFGHPKHLQSYLSHVAEKPASSERINSVEKGTLHGEDRTKSLDSHPLNNKIQPSTHMSAHIKPMESSSEEATSINKFPDTSARQTPTDTTRPPLTKKPELHKSEIPSETNQGNLFGPVKKFKPVIFKPVQKETSIHNSLMEAIQSGEGTERLRKVSDLSTKSTVRKPSYNDADNERSVLLSALRAPSNSARLQKTKSGAAKELEQLRNLEEDRNVQRDDISPPPTSSPAFVPPPPPAFGPPPPPPSAPVKPPVVLPAGGNPEVAREALLEAIRSGSGAQRLRKIPVTQTRRQVNGRLGTIQATSPLSYGH
- the cobl gene encoding protein cordon-bleu isoform X2, which produces MNLGDATIRPPVGRRMKTKAPPPPQPPQPAPRRIFRNAVPDGGGSSGGDSKENMLQPSVDLHVSLPSGYQTTVNVDGRKALMDLLVDLCSQYHLNPAYHTLELLSPDAQPVIFKPNALLGALDVSCVLIKERVLEDKVIRKPPPKVPEKTVRLVVNYHRSQKAVVRVNPLVPLHTLVPVICQKCEFDPAHVLLFNDDISHQQLDLDKCLSELGIRELYVLDQTLVLQPKMASTPALNYSAESLHSNSLSGSEKKGLLGFLKFNRRKSKTEDQSSEDMDSLDDDSVVDNADTNINGMSVVASGPCVETRPSTLGQSQSVMNISKMSPKVELKKRRAPAPPTAPTQTLPLTSQINLSSPSSHNHLKKRKAPAPPPTPSPEPVISTSVPTASVRALCIPVPVEKTLLPAPRASTPADDSDLSHSIEDSEPARSICSSSSSDVAAGSSSSSLAEEPVTHQVHVIAAYTTYTPEPEPEPEPKPEPEPELKPEFKPELKPEHKKEAAPQTPKEPPQEPGPSSEDQMAEDPELEMELKMEEMENNRNSGIAWLDSAHESVSEKTAEQEVETASVASSESFADHGYAASEGMAEESVPVSPSERMQSVSPMSLNSSSALPGNQSKDSSSDSDEGCATWGSRQSGNNQRGHQSIKRQNGYEEDPEITAQIQLTLADLDANLADINHSEGTSVFVDDEIPVSIVDMDIPVTTIDEVLDDDRCSSSECEAALLCSSQNITSQLCAPSEAIENKNNNACGTEEKQSVPERSPFPDIKKQSQETTLKVIEKTMNPSPTNEKPSQDTKLVEQKAVFISETKSKAVTKELKSQKDKVSQKSQSFVRPTVQSVQKIPDERLTTAPMVQRFSTETAYEESTPITRVPTTQGKITQSSFSRFGMKTFTVIPPKPTVSQTKPTGSLVIGAIKIDEQGNMVTRKHISTGPKINGNPSVEASTETSPLDKAKAFWSTTEKQDQSTTINQGPIVNNSDTDVFKPSIVSGVSKLSVETPREETHKEVIILERKPISVVASKPSFPEPAENPSLTAQRRDFSFLIPSRRTSSQYVASAIAKNNSIPNTKTDIKQAPSESIVGVQKPVNQQFNSEVRLTNTHKPATAFKPPENLVPSFGHPKHLQSYLSHVAEKPASSERINSVEKGTLHGEDRTKSLDSHPLNNKIQPSTHMSAHIKPMESSSEEATSINKFPDTSARQTPTDTTRPPLTKKPELHKSEIPSETNQGNLFGPVKKFKPVIFKPVQKETSIHNSLMEAIQSGEGTERLRKVSDLSTKSTVRKPSYNDADNERSVLLSALRAPSNSARLQKTKSGAAKELEQLRNLEEDRNVQRDDISPPPTSSPAFVPPPPPAFGPPPPPPSAPVKPPVVLPAGGNPEVAREALLEAIRSGSGAQRLRKIPVTQTRRQVNGRLGTIQATSPLSYGH
- the cobl gene encoding protein cordon-bleu isoform X5 — translated: MNLGDATIRPPVGRRMKTKAPPPPQPPQPAPRRIFRNAVPDGGGSSGGDSKENMLQPSVDLHVSLPSGYQTTVNVDGRKALMDLLVDLCSQYHLNPAYHTLELLSPDAQPVIFKPNALLGALDVSCVLIKERVLEDKVIRKPPPKVPEKTVRLVVNYHRSQKAVVRVNPLVPLHTLVPVICQKCEFDPAHVLLFNDDISHQQLDLDKCLSELGIRELYVLDQTLVLQPKMASTPALNYSAESLHSNSLSGSEKKGLLGFLKFNRRKSKGMSVVASGPCVETRPSTLGQSQSVMNISKMSPKVELKKRRAPAPPTAPTQTLPLTSQINLSSPSSHNHLKKRKAPAPPPTPSPEPVISTSVPTASVRALCIPVPVEKTLLPAPRASTPADDSDLSHSIEDSEPARSICSSSSSDVAAGSSSSSLAEEPVTHQVHVIAAYTTYTPEPEPEPEPKPEPEPELKPEFKPELKPEHKKEAAPQTPKEPPQEPGPSSEDQMAEDPELEMELKMEEMENNRNSGIAWLDSAHESVSEKTAEQEVETASVASSESFADHGYAASEGMAEESVPVSPSERMQSVSPMSLNSSSALPGNQSKDSSSDSDEGCATWGSRQSSGNNQRGHQSIKRQNGYEEDPEITAQIQLTLADLDANLADINHSEGTSVFVDDEIPVSIVDMDIPVTTIDEVLDDDRCSSSECEAALLCSSQNITSQLCAPSEAIENKNNNACGTEEKQSVPERSPFPDIKKQSQETTLKVIEKTMNPSPTNEKPSQDTKLVEQKAVFISETKSKAVTKELKSQKDKVSQKSQSFVRPTVQSVQKIPDERLTTAPMVQRFSTETAYEESTPITRVPTTQGKITQSSFSRFGMKTFTVIPPKPTVSQTKPTGSLVIGAIKIDEQGNMVTRKHISTGPKINGNPSVEASTETSPLDKAKAFWSTTEKQDQSTTINQGPIVNNSDTDVFKPSIVSGVSKLSVETPREETHKEVIILERKPISVVASKPSFPEPAENPSLTAQRRDFSFLIPSRRTSSQYVASAIAKNNSIPNTKTDIKQAPSESIVGVQKPVNQQFNSEVRLTNTHKPATAFKPPENLVPSFGHPKHLQSYLSHVAEKPASSERINSVEKGTLHGEDRTKSLDSHPLNNKIQPSTHMSAHIKPMESSSEEATSINKFPDTSARQTPTDTTRPPLTKKPELHKSEIPSETNQGNLFGPVKKFKPVIFKPVQKETSIHNSLMEAIQSGEGTERLRKVSDLSTKSTVRKPSYNDADNERSVLLSALRAPSNSARLQKTKSGAAKELEQLRNLEEDRNVQRDDISPPPTSSPAFVPPPPPAFGPPPPPPSAPVKPPVVLPAGGNPEVAREALLEAIRSGSGAQRLRKIPVTQTRRQVNGRLGTIQATSPLSYGH